A single window of Maylandia zebra isolate NMK-2024a linkage group LG2, Mzebra_GT3a, whole genome shotgun sequence DNA harbors:
- the LOC143413923 gene encoding uncharacterized protein LOC143413923, whose protein sequence is MMKCVLVLALLHFCVSVKSDTNLITEIIHGLESLSKVNFTYNGSATIKVPARCSSKMPHNCSGVVIKELEKLLSNVTVQEEDEHYIQELLKNLNILPHRHNDANNPSCCMKAEHMSNQTFRFYKSFFKKWNRII, encoded by the exons ATGATGAAGTGCGTCCTTGTTCTCGCCTTGTTGCATTTCTGTGTCAGTGTTAAGTCAGACACTAACTTGATTACTGAGATCATACATGGACTCGAAAGTCTCAGCAAAGTCAACTTCACATAT aATGGTAGTGCGACCATTAAAGTCCCTGCAAGATGTTCATCAAAAATGCCC CACAATTGTTCAGGTGTGGTCATTAAAGAACTGGAGAAACTTCTCAGCAACGTGACTGTGCAAGAAGAGGACGAACACTATATACAAGAGCTTCTGAAAAACTTGAATATTCTGCCACATCGTCACAATGATGCCAAC aaTCCCAGTTGCTGTATGAAAGCTGAACACATGTCCAATCAAACCTTTCGTTTCTACAAAAGCTTCTTCAAGAAATGGAACAGAATAATCTAA